The Faecalibacterium sp. I3-3-89 sequence ATGGCTGCATGACCGCTGCTTAAAACACATCTGAAACAAACAACAAACCATTTATATTGGAGGGTTACTACTATGGCTTCTGAGAAGATTACTGCCATCATCGACTCCGTCAAGGAGCTGTCCGTTCTGGAGCTGAAAGAGCTGATCGACGCATACTGCGAGGAGTTCGGCGTTTCTGCTGTTGCTGCTGCTGCTCCCGCTGCTGCTGGCGCTGCTGCTGCCGCTGAGGAAGAGAAGACCGAGTTCGACGTCATCCTGGTCGAGGCTGGCGCTGGCAAGATGGGCGTCATCAAGCTGGTCAAGGAGATCACCGGTCTGGGCCTGAAGGAGGCTAAGGCTATCGTTGACGGCGCTCCCAAGGCTGTCAAGGAGAAGGCTTCCAAGGCTGAGGCTGACGACATCAAGAAGAAGCTGGAGGATGCCGGCGCTAAGGTTGAGGTTAAGTAATTTAATCTCCCCGAAGTTGGCTTCTTGAATTTCGATTCTTGAACAAAGAGACGCTCTCGCTGCAAGGCGGGAGCGTCTTTTTTCGTTTGTGCTTGACAAACCCTGCGCGGGTGTGTTATCTTTTAGATGTTAGCTGACCCTTCTGCTGACGGATCTTGTGGAGCACCACAGTGCGGAAGGGAAGAAAAGCTTTTTGCCGACCGTCTGGGCAGCCTTGCGTAATGGTGCGCAAAGCTGCCTTTTTTGTTATCAAGGAGGATGCTGAACATGAAGTCTGACATCGAGATCGCACAGGAAGCCAAAATGAAGCCCATCGCAGAGATCGCCGCCGGTCTGGGCCTTGCCGACGAGGACGTGATCCCCTATGGCCGCTACAAGGCCAAGATCAACCACCGCCTCATCCATAAGGCCTCGAAGCAGGGCAAGCTGATCCTCGTCACGGCCATCAGCCCCACCCCCGCAGGCGAGGGCAAGACGACCACCAGCGTGGGTCTGGCCGACGCCATGAATGCGCTGGGCAAGAAGACCATGCTCTGCCTCCGCGAGCCTTCCCTCGGCCCCGTTTTTGGCGTCAAGGGCGGCGCAGCCGGCGGCGGCTATGCGCAGGTGGTGCCGATGGAGGACATCAACCTCCACTTCACCGGTGACCTTCACGCCATCGGCGCAGCCAACAACCTGCTGGCCGCGATGATCGACAACAGCATCCAGCAGGGCAACCCCCTGAACATCGACCCCCGCCGCATCACTTGGAAGCGCTGCATGGACATGAACGACCGTCAGCTCCGCTTCATCGTGGACGGTCTGGGCGGCAAGGTCAACGGCACCCCCCGGGAGGACGGCTTCGACATCACCGTCGCCAGCGAGGTCATGGCCATCTTCTGCCTCGCCACCAGCATCTCCGACCTGAAAGAGCGCCTCGCCAAGATCGTCTGCGCCTATACCTACGACGGCAAGCCCGTCACCGCCGGGGAGATCGGCGCGGCCGGTGCCATGACCGCCCTGCTGAAGGATGCGCTCGACCCCAACCTCGTCCAGACCCTCGAGAACAACCCCGCCATCATCCACGGTGGCCCCTTCGCCAACATTGCCCACGGCTGCAACAGTGTCATGGCCACCAAGCTCAGCCTCTCGCTGGCCGATTACGTCATCACCGAGGCCGGCTTCGGTGCAGACCTCGGCGCGGAAAAGTTCCTTGACATCAAGTGCCGCTATGCGGGCATTGCACCCAGCGCCTGCGTGCTGGTGGCGACCCTCCGCGCCCTCAAGAGCCACGGCGGTGTGGCAAAGGCGGACTTGAACGCTCCCAACCTCGAGGCCGTCAAGAAGGGCGCAGCCAATCTCGTCCGCCACATCGACAACATGAAGAACGGCTTCGGTCTGCCCGTGGTGGTGGCAATCAACGCCTTCCCCACTGACACCGCCGAGGAGCAGGCCTACGTCGAGCAGGTCTGCGCCGAGCAGGGCGTGCCCTGCGTCCTGAGCGAAGTCTTTGCCAAGGGCGGCGAGGGCGGCAAGGCGCTGGCAGAGAAGGTGCTGGACATCATGGAGGACTGCTCCGTCCAGTACACCTACCCGCTGGAGATGCCCCTGAAGGATAAGATCAGCGCCATCGCCACGAAGATCTACCGCGCCGACGGCGTGAACTACAGCGCTGCTGCCGCCAAGACGCTGGCCGAGCTGACGGAGATGGGTTACGGCGATCTGCCCGTCTGCATCGCCAAGACCCAGTACAGCTTCAGCGATAATGCCAAGCTCACCGGCGCACCCACCGGCTTTACGATGGAGGTGCGTGAGGTGCGTCTGGCTGCGGGTGCCGGTTTCGTGGTGGTCATCTGCGGAAACATCATGACCATGCCCGGTCTGCCCAAGAAGCCCGCTGCCGTGGGTATCGATGTGGACGCCGACGGCAAGATCACAGGCCTGTTCTAAACGAAATTTCGTTCCATTCCTGCCCCTGCTGTCCTTCGGGATGGCGGGGGCTTTTTTGTGATATAGCCCAAAAAGTTAGCCGATAATTGTGCACCTTGCTCTGAAACTGTGTACAAAGGGTGTGAAATTTGAGAAAAAAGTCTTCATGTGGTTTACAAAAGTGTAACAAACTGTTATACTTTACAGCAGTGAATATAGCAGTTTGCGTTTTTAATGCACAAGCAACATCCGCAAACTGCATATCGCAAATATGCTATTTTGATAGGCACTATTTTTGAAAATTGCGATAATAGCTGAAGGGATGAGTCAAACATGGAATGTGCGCCGCACCGGATGTGGAAGAAACTGATGGCCCTTGTGCTGTCGCTCGTGATGATGGCTGTGATGCTGCCGGGAGCGCTGGCCGTAGACCTCAATGTGGACGCAGGCTTCTACTTCAAACAGAGCCGGGGCGGAACCTGTACGCTGGCTTCTGCCGCCATGATGCTTCGCCGCCGCGCTTTTCTGGACGGCCTGACCGACTGGACGGATGTGACCGAGAACAGCGTCCGGGGCAGTGCATGGTCCGGGGGACTGGCCCACAGTTTCAACTATAATGCCATGCAGGTGGGCTACGCCACCCTGCCCTCCGGCACGGAAGCCAAGAAGCAGACGCTTATCCAGCTGCTGGCCGAGCACCCCGAGGGCATCGTCCTCTATGACCGCAGCCGTCCCCACGCTGTTCTCCTGACGGATTACACCGACGGCGTCTTCTATTGCTCCGACCCGGCCGGGAGCGTTTCGCTGGGCCGCGTGCCCATCTCGGCGGCAAGCATCTCCATCGCGGGGGCGTCCTGCTACTGGTACATCACCTCGGATCAGAATAGTGTCACGGCCTCGCCGGACAGCCTCCGTCTGGAAGGGATGCACTATCCGGTCAACATCCGCACCGGAAAGGGCATGAGCGTGAGCGGCATCGCCGCCAGCGCCTCGAACGCCGTACTGACGGAGGTCGAGGTGGTCATCCTTGACGCCAACGACCAGACCGTCCAGAGCGCCGAAGCGGCCCCCAACGTGTCCAGTTGGTCGCTGAAGAACCTCGACAGTCAGATCCGCTTCGGTGAGCTGCCGGAGGGCAGCTACACCTACATGGTCGTCCTGATTGACTCCAATGGGCAGACCCTCTGCTTCATGAGCGATTTCACGGTGTCCGGCAGCGCCAACAGCACCGCTGTCTACTGGTCGGTGCAGGATCCCTCCGGCTCGAAGGTGAGCCAGATCGTTCAGGAGGTCGAAGCGGCAGCTGTCGAGGCAGTGGAGTCTGGCTCTGAGGCCGTAGGCGAGACGAAAAAGAACATCTGGAGCTGGCTTCTGGGCTGAGTTTCCGAAATAAGAACAGGGTGGTCAGCACTTGCCGGCCACCCTGTTTTTGCGTCACCGGCAGAGCTGGGTGCCGGGGAAATAGTGGGAGAGGATGTCTGCATAGCCCTGCCCCTGCTCGGCCAGCGCCTTTGCGCCCCACTGGCTCAGGCCGACGCCGTGGCCGTAGCCCCGCGTCGTGATGCAGAAGCCGCCGTCCTGATACCGGAGGGTGAAGCAGGCGCTCCGCAGACCCAGTGCCCGCCGGAGGGCCGCGCCGGAGACGGTCTGGCCGCAGACGGGCAGAGAGGCGACATAGCCGGAGGCCGTCAGGGTCGGTTCGCCGAACCATTGCCCGGGCGCGGCAGGGTCGGCGGCAATGCCCAGTCCTTCCGAAAGGAGCTGCCCCGTCTGCGCGGCAGAGAGGGTGAGCGTGACCTCGTAGTTGTCGGCGGACAGGTCGGTGCTACTGTCTACCGGGACGAGATAGGGGAGGGCGCTGCCCCAGACGTTCTCGCTGGCCTCGGTGCGGCCGTTGGAGAGGGCAAAATAGCTCGTCCCTGCCGCCGCGCCGTCATAGCAGAGGACATCGCCGAGGACGGAATCCACGAGGGAGGAGAGCCGGGCATAATTGGCCTCGTAGTCGGTGCCCCAGTAGCTGTGGAGAACGGCGTCGGTCAGATAGCCCTGCCGCCGCGCGGGGTCGGCGGAGAGCCAGCTGCCGTTGGCCGCAGAGGCGTGGTCGCGGCAGTAGAGGGCGTAGCTGTGGGCGGCGACGATCTGGGCTTTGAGGGCCTCGTCCGGCCACGAGAGCGGCATCTCAGCCGCCGCTGCCCCGATGAGATAGTCCCGCTTCGGCACCTGCTGCACTTCGCCGGTGGTACTGTCCTCGATGAGAAAGAGGTCTGCGTCGCCCTCGTAAGCGGCAGGAGCGGCTTCCGGGGCGGCCGGGACGGCGCTGGACGCGGGGGAAGGAGCGACATCCGCCCTGCGGCCCAGCACCGCCCGGGCCAGCCGATAGCCCGCCAGCGGCAGAGCGCTGCCCAGCACGAGGAGCAGGGCACAGAGGAGCAGAAAGGCTTTTTTCACTGAGAACATCCCTCCCGGACAGACATTTTACTCTCAGTCTACCGGCTGACGTCAGCAAAAAAGCGCACAAGAAAGGAATGCCTTGCATTTCAGCCGAAAGCGCGTTATCATATTCTATAAGATTCTCCCCAGAGGGGATAAAATTCGAGGATGACAGATGAATTCTTTGATCTTGGTTTCGCTTATCCTGAGTGTGCTGCTGGGCATTTTCCGGGGCATCGACCTGACGTTCTGGACGGACGCAGAAACGGGCCTCTGCGTGGTCGGTCCGGTCTGGCTGCGGTATGC is a genomic window containing:
- the rplL gene encoding 50S ribosomal protein L7/L12, producing the protein MASEKITAIIDSVKELSVLELKELIDAYCEEFGVSAVAAAAPAAAGAAAAAEEEKTEFDVILVEAGAGKMGVIKLVKEITGLGLKEAKAIVDGAPKAVKEKASKAEADDIKKKLEDAGAKVEVK
- a CDS encoding formate--tetrahydrofolate ligase, whose product is MKSDIEIAQEAKMKPIAEIAAGLGLADEDVIPYGRYKAKINHRLIHKASKQGKLILVTAISPTPAGEGKTTTSVGLADAMNALGKKTMLCLREPSLGPVFGVKGGAAGGGYAQVVPMEDINLHFTGDLHAIGAANNLLAAMIDNSIQQGNPLNIDPRRITWKRCMDMNDRQLRFIVDGLGGKVNGTPREDGFDITVASEVMAIFCLATSISDLKERLAKIVCAYTYDGKPVTAGEIGAAGAMTALLKDALDPNLVQTLENNPAIIHGGPFANIAHGCNSVMATKLSLSLADYVITEAGFGADLGAEKFLDIKCRYAGIAPSACVLVATLRALKSHGGVAKADLNAPNLEAVKKGAANLVRHIDNMKNGFGLPVVVAINAFPTDTAEEQAYVEQVCAEQGVPCVLSEVFAKGGEGGKALAEKVLDIMEDCSVQYTYPLEMPLKDKISAIATKIYRADGVNYSAAAAKTLAELTEMGYGDLPVCIAKTQYSFSDNAKLTGAPTGFTMEVREVRLAAGAGFVVVICGNIMTMPGLPKKPAAVGIDVDADGKITGLF
- a CDS encoding SpoIID/LytB domain-containing protein; protein product: MFSVKKAFLLLCALLLVLGSALPLAGYRLARAVLGRRADVAPSPASSAVPAAPEAAPAAYEGDADLFLIEDSTTGEVQQVPKRDYLIGAAAAEMPLSWPDEALKAQIVAAHSYALYCRDHASAANGSWLSADPARRQGYLTDAVLHSYWGTDYEANYARLSSLVDSVLGDVLCYDGAAAGTSYFALSNGRTEASENVWGSALPYLVPVDSSTDLSADNYEVTLTLSAAQTGQLLSEGLGIAADPAAPGQWFGEPTLTASGYVASLPVCGQTVSGAALRRALGLRSACFTLRYQDGGFCITTRGYGHGVGLSQWGAKALAEQGQGYADILSHYFPGTQLCR